A single genomic interval of Spinacia oleracea cultivar Varoflay chromosome 6, BTI_SOV_V1, whole genome shotgun sequence harbors:
- the LOC110800213 gene encoding uncharacterized protein has protein sequence MALASRVVGEKAAANGLLWRLPSNLLQSFNFSTESPATTTTTTTTTTTEASKNTKRRKNKNLFEVAQFLPNWGLGYHMAKTHWTNVSYEITKINLYKDGRHGKAWGLAYKDGIPAPATKKISGVHKRCWKYISNPIKAEVEPKPEAEAA, from the exons atggctcTAGCAAGCAGAGTGGTGGGGGAGAAGGCAGCAGCAAACGGCCTTCTATGGAGGCTTCCATCAAATCTTCTTCAAAGCTTCAATTTCAGCACCGAATCACCTGCTACTACTACCACTACCACTACTACTACTACAACTGAAGCATCGAAAAATACGAAGCGTAGGAAGAACAAAAATCTCTTCGAAGTTGCGCAGTTTTTGCCCAACTGGGGGCTTGGATATCACATGGCCAAAACCCATTGGACCAATGTTTCTTATGAGATCACCAAGATCAATCTCTACAAG GATGGTAGACACGGGAAAGCTTGGGGGCTTGCTTACAAAGATG GTATTCCTGCTCCTGCTACAAAGAAAATTAGTGGAGTTCACAAGCGGTGTTGGAAATACATTTCGAATCCAATAAAAGCAGAAGTTGAGCCAAAGCCTGAAGCTGAAGCAGCTTAA
- the LOC110800215 gene encoding mitochondrial import inner membrane translocase subunit TIM10, which yields MANNSLPPHLAKEQIMFMAEKEMEYRVELFNKLTQTCFRKCTEKSYKESELNMAENSCIDRCVSKYWQVTNLVGQLLGTNQPPM from the exons ATGGCCAACAACAGCTTACCTCCTCATTTGGCAAAAGAACAG atcATGTTTATGGCAGAGAAGGAGATGGAGTACAGGGTCGAGTTGTTTAACAA GCTCACTCAGACCTGCTTTCGCAAATGCACTGAAAAAAG CTACAAGGAATCTGAGCTGAACATGGCTGAAAACAGTTGTATCGATCGTTGTGTTTCAAAGTATTGGCAG GTGACTAACCTAGTGGGTCAGTTGCTCGGAACAAATCAGCCTCCCATGTGA
- the LOC110800214 gene encoding uncharacterized protein isoform X2 — protein MEHGSYQNPSASTFSVTDEDHTLANSLRLVLNKDPRVSFCGYSIPHPSEARVNVRVQTTAGEVLKDGCQNLINMCQHVRKTFDDAVDKFKSTKASETESMDDDSP, from the exons ATGGAGCATGGGTCGTATCAAAATCCAAGTGCATCAACATTCTCAGTAACAGATGAGGATCACACTCTTGCTAACTCCCTTAGATTGGTCCTTAACAAAGA TCCACGGGTATCGTTTTGTGGATACAGCATTCCTCATCCTTCTGAAGCCCGGGTTAATGTTAGGGTGCAAACAACAG CTGGCGAGGTGTTAAAGGATGgttgccaaaatttgataaataTGTGTCAACATGTGAGAAAGACCTTTGATGATGCAGTTGACAAGTTTAAGAGCACCAAAGCTAGTGAAACTGAATCCATGGATGATGATAGTCCATGA
- the LOC110800214 gene encoding uncharacterized protein isoform X1 — translation MEHGSYQNPSASTFSVTDEDHTLANSLRLVLNKDPRVSFCGYSIPHPSEARVNVRVQTTGDPAGEVLKDGCQNLINMCQHVRKTFDDAVDKFKSTKASETESMDDDSP, via the exons ATGGAGCATGGGTCGTATCAAAATCCAAGTGCATCAACATTCTCAGTAACAGATGAGGATCACACTCTTGCTAACTCCCTTAGATTGGTCCTTAACAAAGA TCCACGGGTATCGTTTTGTGGATACAGCATTCCTCATCCTTCTGAAGCCCGGGTTAATGTTAGGGTGCAAACAACAG GTGATCCAGCTGGCGAGGTGTTAAAGGATGgttgccaaaatttgataaataTGTGTCAACATGTGAGAAAGACCTTTGATGATGCAGTTGACAAGTTTAAGAGCACCAAAGCTAGTGAAACTGAATCCATGGATGATGATAGTCCATGA